In Mongoliitalea daihaiensis, one DNA window encodes the following:
- the dapA gene encoding 4-hydroxy-tetrahydrodipicolinate synthase: protein MLTLRGTGVALITPFNEDYSIDFTGLDRVVNHVIDGGVDYLVVLGTTGESVTLTKEEKKEVLKAVKVSNAGRVPLVYGCGGNNTQAVLEDLKGIDFEGISAILSVSPYYNKPTQAGIIAHYTAIADESPVPVILYNVPGRTMSNLSWSTTIKLAAHPNIIGMKEASSDMSQCMRIASKMPKDFLLISGDDILTPAMRLMGGAGVISVLANAYPALFKTIAHGTLEEANDAAFQMLDINPLMYEEANPVGVKALMAILGLCGDQVRLPLLRASESLKERIKGELI from the coding sequence ATGTTAACATTAAGAGGCACAGGTGTGGCCCTTATCACCCCTTTCAACGAGGATTATAGCATAGATTTCACGGGATTAGATCGAGTGGTCAATCATGTGATTGATGGAGGCGTAGACTATTTGGTAGTGTTAGGAACTACTGGAGAAAGCGTTACTCTTACCAAAGAAGAAAAAAAGGAAGTGCTCAAAGCAGTTAAAGTAAGCAATGCTGGCAGAGTTCCTTTAGTCTACGGATGCGGTGGAAACAATACACAAGCAGTGTTGGAAGATCTGAAAGGCATTGATTTTGAAGGAATTTCAGCAATTCTTTCGGTAAGTCCTTACTACAATAAGCCCACGCAGGCAGGTATCATTGCCCATTATACCGCTATTGCAGATGAAAGTCCAGTTCCGGTGATTTTATACAATGTACCGGGTAGAACTATGTCCAATTTGAGTTGGAGCACTACCATAAAATTAGCTGCTCACCCCAATATCATTGGAATGAAAGAGGCGAGCAGTGACATGTCCCAGTGCATGCGCATTGCTTCCAAGATGCCTAAAGACTTCTTGTTGATTTCCGGTGACGATATCTTGACACCAGCTATGCGTTTGATGGGAGGTGCAGGCGTAATATCCGTATTGGCCAACGCCTATCCTGCCCTATTCAAAACCATCGCCCACGGCACCTTGGAAGAAGCCAACGACGCTGCCTTCCAAATGCTTGACATCAATCCATTGATGTACGAAGAAGCCAACCCAGTTGGTGTGAAGGCCTTGATGGCCATTTTAGGACTTTGCGGCGATCAGGTAAGATTGCCATTATTGAGAGCTTCGGAGTCCTTGAAAGAGAGGATTAAGGGGGAGTTGATTTGA
- the hsdR gene encoding EcoAI/FtnUII family type I restriction enzme subunit R codes for MDKKRLTERDICTKFITPAIVKAGWDIQKQIREEVFFTDGRIIVQGSLHTRGVRKRADYILYYKKDNPIAIIEAKDNKHSVGTGMQQALEYAEILQLPFVFTSNGDSFVFHDKTNEEVREKEISLDEFPSPERLWEKYLKHRNLESTEARKIVEQDYYTDDSGMNLRYYQANAVNRAMEAIARGQNRVLLVMATGTGKTFTAFNLIWRLWKAGIKKRILFLADRNALLTQTKNGDFSPFGNDIMHIIKNRKIDKSYQIYFALYQGLTSNEEEKNAYKEFSRDFFDLIVVDECHRGSASEASAWREVLEYFEGATQIGMTATPKETKDISNMDYYGEPVYTYSLKQGIMDGFLAPYKVVRITTNLDEGWRPSAGMLDKYGHEIKDRIYNLKDYDRNMVIDQRTQLIAEKITEFLKATDRFAKTIVFCIDIEHAQRMRQALINANADLVSKHPHYVVKITGDDEVGKRELDNFTDVEERFPVIATTSKMLTTGIDTKMVKLIVLEANIASMTEFKQIVGRGTRIREAEGKLYFTIMDFRKATNLFADPEFDGDPVQIYEPGIDDSPVPPAYPEYDEENNESDNIFGEPEPPEFGTNPPDILIHEPDPDFEPKKYYVNDVEVSVINQRIQYFGADGRLITESLKDYTRKNIDQNFSSLDVFIQRWTAANKKEVLLAELAEQGILLEALREEVGKEMDDFDLICHIAFDQPALTRKERAEQVRKRNYFAKYGDKAQAVLNALLDKYEQEGITTIEQGSILKVQPLNKLGSPVELVRAFGNGKDFENAIKELEKEIYQIA; via the coding sequence ATGGATAAAAAACGGTTAACTGAGCGGGATATCTGCACAAAATTTATCACACCTGCCATAGTGAAGGCTGGATGGGATATTCAGAAGCAAATCCGTGAAGAAGTATTTTTCACTGATGGAAGAATCATCGTACAAGGCTCTCTTCATACAAGAGGAGTAAGAAAACGTGCCGATTATATCTTGTACTATAAAAAAGATAATCCTATAGCCATCATTGAAGCAAAAGATAACAAACATAGCGTAGGTACAGGCATGCAACAAGCCTTAGAATATGCTGAAATACTCCAACTCCCATTTGTATTTACCTCCAATGGGGACTCTTTTGTTTTTCATGATAAAACCAACGAGGAGGTACGAGAAAAAGAAATCAGCTTGGATGAATTCCCTTCTCCTGAACGATTATGGGAGAAATATCTCAAGCATCGAAATCTTGAAAGCACTGAAGCAAGAAAGATAGTAGAGCAAGATTACTACACTGATGATTCGGGTATGAATCTTCGCTATTACCAAGCAAATGCAGTCAATCGAGCTATGGAAGCCATTGCCCGTGGGCAAAATAGAGTCCTATTAGTTATGGCAACTGGAACGGGGAAAACTTTTACTGCCTTCAACTTAATCTGGCGCTTGTGGAAAGCTGGCATCAAAAAGCGGATTCTATTTCTAGCAGACAGAAATGCCCTTCTTACACAAACAAAAAACGGCGACTTCTCCCCTTTCGGAAATGATATCATGCATATCATAAAGAATCGAAAAATTGATAAATCATACCAAATTTATTTTGCCCTCTATCAAGGACTGACAAGTAACGAGGAGGAAAAAAATGCTTATAAGGAATTCAGTAGAGACTTTTTTGACCTAATTGTAGTCGATGAGTGTCACAGAGGATCGGCTTCCGAAGCTTCTGCTTGGCGAGAGGTTTTAGAATATTTTGAAGGGGCTACCCAAATAGGTATGACAGCCACTCCAAAAGAAACCAAGGACATCTCCAATATGGATTATTATGGGGAACCTGTATACACGTATTCCCTCAAACAGGGAATTATGGATGGATTTTTGGCACCTTATAAAGTTGTCAGGATCACAACCAACCTAGATGAAGGCTGGCGGCCTAGTGCGGGGATGTTAGATAAATATGGCCATGAAATCAAAGACCGTATCTATAACCTGAAAGACTATGACCGGAATATGGTCATCGATCAAAGGACTCAGCTAATTGCAGAAAAAATTACCGAATTTTTGAAAGCCACCGATCGGTTTGCCAAAACTATTGTCTTTTGTATAGACATAGAACATGCACAACGCATGCGACAGGCATTGATAAACGCCAATGCTGACCTAGTCTCAAAACACCCGCATTATGTTGTCAAGATCACTGGAGATGATGAAGTAGGCAAAAGGGAGTTGGACAATTTTACAGATGTGGAAGAGCGATTCCCTGTAATCGCAACCACTTCAAAAATGCTAACTACTGGTATTGACACCAAGATGGTGAAGCTGATAGTACTTGAAGCAAATATTGCTTCCATGACAGAATTCAAACAGATCGTAGGCAGAGGTACAAGGATCAGAGAAGCCGAAGGAAAGCTCTATTTTACGATTATGGATTTCAGAAAAGCTACCAATCTATTTGCTGATCCGGAATTCGATGGAGATCCTGTTCAGATTTACGAACCTGGAATTGATGATTCACCGGTACCTCCAGCCTATCCTGAATATGATGAAGAAAACAATGAGTCTGATAATATATTTGGAGAACCCGAACCTCCTGAGTTTGGAACAAATCCTCCAGACATCCTTATTCACGAACCTGACCCAGATTTTGAACCTAAGAAATACTATGTCAACGATGTAGAGGTTTCTGTCATCAATCAACGTATTCAATATTTTGGAGCGGATGGACGATTGATCACAGAGTCTTTGAAAGATTATACTCGCAAAAACATAGATCAAAACTTCAGCTCTCTGGACGTATTCATTCAGCGCTGGACAGCAGCAAACAAAAAAGAAGTTTTGCTTGCCGAATTAGCCGAACAGGGGATTTTATTGGAAGCACTTCGGGAGGAAGTAGGCAAAGAAATGGATGATTTTGACCTGATCTGTCATATTGCTTTTGACCAACCTGCCTTGACGCGAAAGGAAAGAGCAGAACAAGTGCGCAAAAGAAATTACTTTGCCAAGTACGGTGATAAAGCTCAGGCGGTGCTCAACGCACTTTTGGATAAATATGAACAAGAAGGGATCACAACTATCGAACAAGGCTCTATCCTCAAAGTTCAGCCGCTCAATAAATTAGGCTCACCTGTGGAGTTAGTGAGAGCTTTTGGGAATGGGAAGGATTTTGAAAATGCAATCAAGGAATTGGAAAAGGAAATTTATCAGATAGCTTAA